From the genome of Scytonema hofmannii PCC 7110, one region includes:
- a CDS encoding Cof-type HAD-IIB family hydrolase gives MTIISNKNTSSIPSKVSLLVADVDGTLVTKEKVLTERARNAVRKLYAADIAFTITSGRPPRGMKTLIDDLALTAPIAAFNGAVFLRPDFSIIEQNLLNASIAKRVVEIIDSHGLDVWIYSDRDWFVRDRHAPHVDREEWTIKFPPIVVPTFNNLLDNVAKIVGVSDDLEGVARCEADTQREFRDRVCCEAGASSGGSEQVSAARSQPYYLDVTHPRANKGFVVERLSQMLAIPTQEIATIGDMPNDVPMFFKSCLSIAMGNASLDVQHAAKYVTTSNEDEGFANAVERYILGSQISAHTSGELYQMGTETR, from the coding sequence ATGACTATAATAAGTAACAAAAATACCTCGTCAATACCATCGAAAGTCTCACTGCTGGTTGCCGATGTGGACGGTACCCTTGTCACGAAAGAGAAGGTGCTCACTGAGCGGGCTCGAAATGCGGTGCGTAAGTTGTACGCGGCGGACATCGCATTCACAATCACAAGCGGGCGTCCACCCCGAGGCATGAAAACACTCATCGACGATCTCGCCTTGACAGCACCCATTGCTGCTTTCAACGGTGCGGTGTTCCTGCGTCCAGATTTCTCAATCATTGAGCAGAATCTCCTGAACGCGTCGATAGCCAAGCGCGTTGTCGAGATTATTGATTCCCATGGTCTAGACGTTTGGATCTATAGCGATCGCGACTGGTTTGTGCGCGATCGCCACGCCCCTCATGTTGACCGCGAAGAATGGACAATCAAGTTCCCGCCAATAGTCGTGCCAACATTTAATAACTTACTTGATAATGTGGCAAAGATTGTTGGCGTCAGCGACGACCTAGAGGGAGTGGCGCGGTGCGAAGCTGATACCCAGAGGGAGTTTAGAGATCGGGTGTGCTGCGAAGCTGGTGCAAGTTCAGGTGGTTCAGAGCAGGTTTCTGCTGCTCGCAGCCAACCTTATTACCTGGACGTAACCCACCCACGCGCTAACAAAGGGTTTGTGGTCGAGCGGCTCTCACAAATGCTAGCAATTCCCACTCAAGAGATTGCAACTATCGGGGATATGCCCAACGATGTGCCAATGTTCTTCAAAAGCTGTCTGAGCATCGCGATGGGCAATGCCAGTCTGGATGTGCAACACGCCGCCAAATATGTGACGACCTCCAACGAAGACGAAGGCTTTGCCAACGCAGTAGAACGCTACATTTTGGGCAGCCAAATCTCGGCTCATACCTCAGGCGAACTTTATCAGATGGGAACAGAAACAAGATGA
- the glk gene encoding glucokinase: MILAGDIGGTKTILAFFRAEGGRLRPIVEATFPSREHANLDEIVSKFVSAHNLPLTHACFGIAGPVKHGRCETTNLPWVVDAKALASKLGLETVGLMNDLEANAYGIAALAPKDFIVLNQGAKEAEGNAAIISAGTGLGEAGLYWDGQQHRPFACEGGHADFGPRNELQMELLRYLLRRFARVSWERVLSGPGLYNIYRFLHDTGHDREPTWLTEELRHQDPTTVIAQVALAGKCALCELALDLFVSLYGAEAGNLALKLMATGGVFIGGGIAPKIIEKLKDSTFIKAFTAKGRLQSLLEAMPVRIIVNDKAALLGAALWAAYTQVEPTQTNLSLVGHRL; this comes from the coding sequence ATGATTCTAGCAGGTGACATTGGCGGTACAAAGACAATTTTAGCATTCTTCCGGGCTGAGGGTGGACGTTTGAGACCCATTGTGGAAGCTACTTTCCCCAGCCGCGAGCACGCCAACCTTGATGAGATTGTCAGCAAGTTCGTGTCAGCGCACAACTTACCCCTCACCCATGCCTGTTTTGGGATTGCTGGACCCGTCAAACACGGACGCTGTGAGACGACCAACTTACCATGGGTGGTAGATGCTAAAGCATTAGCCAGTAAGTTAGGGCTGGAAACGGTTGGGTTAATGAACGACCTTGAAGCCAACGCCTACGGGATTGCGGCACTTGCGCCCAAAGACTTTATAGTCCTCAACCAGGGTGCTAAGGAAGCGGAGGGCAACGCTGCTATCATCTCAGCTGGGACAGGACTGGGAGAAGCGGGTCTTTACTGGGATGGTCAGCAGCACCGTCCGTTTGCCTGTGAAGGCGGTCATGCCGACTTTGGGCCGAGGAATGAACTCCAGATGGAACTGCTGCGCTACTTATTGCGGCGATTTGCCCGCGTCAGTTGGGAGCGAGTTCTCTCCGGTCCGGGTCTGTATAACATCTATCGATTCCTTCACGACACTGGTCACGATCGCGAGCCAACTTGGCTTACAGAGGAACTGCGTCATCAAGACCCGACCACAGTCATTGCTCAAGTCGCTTTGGCAGGAAAGTGTGCTCTCTGCGAGCTGGCGCTGGATCTGTTTGTCTCCCTCTACGGTGCAGAGGCAGGCAACCTGGCGCTGAAATTGATGGCGACTGGGGGAGTATTTATCGGCGGTGGCATTGCACCCAAAATTATTGAGAAGTTGAAGGACTCGACCTTTATAAAAGCGTTTACAGCTAAAGGTCGTCTCCAGTCGTTGCTGGAAGCAATGCCAGTACGCATCATTGTCAATGATAAGGCGGCACTGCTAGGCGCTGCGCTTTGGGCTGCCTACACCCAAGTTGAACCGACACAGACCAATTTGTCACTTGTAGGACATAGATTATGA